The following is a genomic window from Prunus persica cultivar Lovell chromosome G7, Prunus_persica_NCBIv2, whole genome shotgun sequence.
ATGACACCAAAGCTATAGACATCACTGAATGGGGTTAGATGGAAACTTGAACAATATGCAGGGTCAAGGTATCCTGGAGTTCCTTTGATTTGACTACTGACATGTGATTGATCCCCAGTAGGCCCTGATCTCACCAGTCCAAAATCTGAAACCTTGGCTTCAAATCCATCTCCTATCAAGATGTTACTCGGCTTTATGTCACGGTGGATTATGCTTGGGCTGACCCCTTCATGCAAATGAGCAATGCCTGTAAAATTGCACAACCAACTTCATTattatcatcaattttttctgTAAACGTAATCGGTTAATTGTAGCATAAAATCTGTATGCAACCAACCTTTTGCTGCTCCAATGGCTATGTTCACTCTTTGCCTCCAAGTTAAGCTCCTCCATTTTCTTCCTACATATAaatttactaattaaataggaAGATTAACATGTAACAAAGTAAGTTTAATTTTCAGGTAAGCGAAGGAACATACCCATAAAGTAATCAAGTAGAGAACCATTTGGTACATATTCATAGATCAAAACTTTTCCTCCTCCTGCTCCTATCCCAAATCACAATTCAGCCATATTAATATGCAGGAAGTATTTATGGAAACAGAGAGGGCAAGACCTGAAAATTACACAATGCATGCAAATACCAGATGGTTCTTCACAAAATCCAACCAAACCTACAAGGTTTCTGTGCTTGACCTTAGAAAGTAGCCTCACTTCTGTTCAAGGAAACACTACACAGAAATCAGATTGATATGCAACTTGTGAATCTTAATCTCTTCTGATGCGTGAcacatttattatatattggtTCAGGCTCACCATTTCTGAATTCTTCTGCACTCTGAAACGAATCAGCGTGGGTTCGCTTAATGGCTAGTGTCTGCAGATCGTCAAAAGTCCCCTGGTAGACACTTCCAAAAGCACCACAACCCAACAAGCAATCTTTGCTGAAGTTCTTGGTGGCCTTCACCAGTTCCTCTAATTGGAACCGCCTGAGcaatattttctcttctttcaacTTTCCTAATAGACATAAACAAATGAAGTCACACCCCAAATTTTAGTTCAAGGTCTTTgcattttacaaaaattgtAACTAATGTTCTCTTATCAAACAATTTGAAGCGTTAGtaaattcttatttttaaattttaatccACGATGTTTAATTTGACACTCAAATAACATAACATGTGGTACATTTGATAATATTTGATAATTAAGAGAAGATTACCTAGCCAAATAAGCTAGAAGAATGTGCAATCTTATTTCTTTCATGGTTTTCCAAGAAGAGTGTGCAATAAATTGGGTTAACTTGGTGGGGCCTATAATTACTTAGAAATGGGAAAATGTTAATTGCTGCAAACTGATCAGGGTTCTGCTCACCTTTCTGCCCAAGCTTCTGTGGTAATTGCCTGTGCCTGAGAGCTGGTAAGAGCTTCGTCTTGATCAAGTAAAATAACAAAGCAACCACCAAGACTGTCAAAATGCCAACAACAAAGCCTCCCAATATATGAGTTCGATGAGAATGACCAGAACTTGGAGATGGTGGTGAAGCCACTGCCAAATAACGCTGCATTGCCATTGTCACaccaaataagaaattaattcaaattgtTCTTAAAACATGTTGCTCATTCTATATCTGCTCATCTGCATCAAACTAataaatttttcttccttgaagagagagagagagagagagagagagaaaggtggGAAGGAATATTGGAAAGTGTTGGTGCATATAAGCTGATCACAAACTGATCATCTGCCGGctaattaatgttttcaaatatatatatatatatatatatatatatatatatatatacagagagcttccattgagggatccctcaaataagcttatttgagggacacctctTGTAGGCCTCACtacggattgtatttcactaatccaaaccgtctattttgtagatattcattcaaagatcatctctacaaaaaatcacttgaatccgatatcatgcgaccactcaattgagttattgaaattttagtacttttcttaaagcaccgtgttcattgattttgtaagacacaattggatgttgaaacggtttccgatttgtctaattttttgtaaggatgatctatgaatgaatacctaaaaaatagatggtttggattattgggaaaagaattgtagggtactctaaagggcgtccctcaaataaaattatttgagggatccctcaatagaaggggactgtatattatatatatatatatataacaagtctatgatttctttaatttttgataaaACAAGTCTATGGTTTCAAAGAGTCAGTATTCTAGTCATCACTTATGACTAGGTCTTACATGCGAAGACGGCATATAAGCCAAAAATAACATATGCATCTATACGTATATGTGAATTGATGTTTGCATGACTCTACATTTCCTGCTATAAGAAGCATAGAATTCCCATGCTTCTTAAGTTCAAAACTGACATGTGTTTGCTCCTAAGTATATTGGCTGTTATAGTGAAatgattcaaaatttaaaggtTCCTAACATCCACACGATATGGAGTGTTAGGATTGTGTGCTTCGATAAAAATCATGGATGAGGAAGTGATTAGGATCACTGAggttttttgaaat
Proteins encoded in this region:
- the LOC18771798 gene encoding probable serine/threonine-protein kinase PBL22; amino-acid sequence: MAMQRYLAVASPPSPSSGHSHRTHILGGFVVGILTVLVVALLFYLIKTKLLPALRHRQLPQKLGQKGKLKEEKILLRRFQLEELVKATKNFSKDCLLGCGAFGSVYQGTFDDLQTLAIKRTHADSFQSAEEFRNEVRLLSKVKHRNLVGLVGFCEEPSGAGGGKVLIYEYVPNGSLLDYFMGRKWRSLTWRQRVNIAIGAAKGIAHLHEGVSPSIIHRDIKPSNILIGDGFEAKVSDFGLVRSGPTGDQSHVSSQIKGTPGYLDPAYCSSFHLTPFSDVYSFGVILLQLVSSRPAVDLTGHRPNQHIIDWARPSIERGRVEEILDANLLTEPCNTEMMLKMGQLGLRCVVKVPKNRPTMSEVCQELEEALYNADNLFINKQPSRESRRSTGSRQPTEPGHKRSIDYDQSQNSVSIDGIGFQRFHVDIDSLSFQSTSLRCLELDNSSISIDIDNLEDIHEESSREKELNM